From Rhizobium sp. NZLR1, a single genomic window includes:
- a CDS encoding response regulator has translation MKDIFIVEDDALIAMLLEDMLADLGYRVCASAPDLERALTTARETEFDAAILDVSLAGQSSLPVAKLLDERGKPYIYATGYGAAPAGSSPSTLPVLQKPFQLSELEQAMKRLTEA, from the coding sequence ATGAAAGACATATTCATCGTCGAAGACGACGCGCTGATTGCAATGTTACTTGAGGACATGCTCGCCGATCTCGGCTACCGGGTTTGCGCCAGTGCGCCCGATCTGGAACGGGCGCTGACAACAGCCAGGGAGACGGAGTTCGACGCTGCAATTCTGGATGTCTCGCTTGCAGGGCAGAGTTCGCTGCCGGTTGCAAAACTGCTCGACGAACGCGGCAAACCCTATATCTACGCGACGGGATATGGCGCCGCCCCTGCTGGCAGCAGCCCAAGCACATTGCCCGTACTGCAAAAACCCTTCCAGCTCAGCGAACTCGAACAGGCGATGAAGCGGCTTACCGAAGCCTAA
- a CDS encoding ATP-binding protein gives MDLLSATDWLRHRPGYTYPLAVAFVGLTFLLRLAASDYLSGFPFLSFLPAILLASFIGGAGPGLVAAILAAFIVQQFFVEPHNIFWPVSAGQWVGLSTYLVNAAIIIGLMETIIIAHGRQSRLRSELNSFNTRLEHTVVQRTAELRHEMEENAAAQAQVRQLQKMETIGQLTGGVAHDFNNMLAIIIGNLDLAQRRLTGSEDPRMLHSIQNAKDGAQRAAVLTARLLAFSRQQPLAPEVIDLNKLVGGMSELLRRTLGEQIRIETVLAGGLWPSFADLSQLENAILNLAVNARDAMPGGGHLTIETANTELDERYSRMHSEVEAGQYVMISMTDTGTGMSPDVIERAFDPFYTTKGPGKGTGLGLSQVYGYIKQSGGHIKIYSEIDRGTTVKIYLPRRVGATEARLTAAGAQPIPQGSVNDTILVVEDDENVRTMTAESLHELGYTVLQAASGMEALLVLEENREVDLVFTDIVMPQMTGRQLADIVQKKWPAIRILYTTGYTRNAIVHNGVLDHGVSLLAKPFSLEQLAHKIRELLNAPARTEGERP, from the coding sequence ATGGATTTGCTGAGTGCCACGGATTGGCTGCGTCATAGGCCGGGTTATACATATCCGCTGGCCGTTGCCTTCGTTGGCCTGACTTTTCTTCTGAGGCTTGCCGCCAGCGACTATCTCTCCGGCTTCCCCTTCTTGAGCTTCCTCCCGGCGATATTGCTGGCGAGTTTTATAGGCGGCGCAGGGCCGGGCCTTGTCGCGGCCATACTTGCCGCTTTCATCGTTCAGCAGTTTTTCGTCGAGCCGCACAATATCTTCTGGCCGGTCAGCGCCGGCCAATGGGTTGGTCTCTCAACCTATCTCGTCAATGCCGCGATCATCATCGGCCTAATGGAGACGATCATTATCGCGCATGGCCGGCAGAGCCGCCTCCGCAGTGAGCTCAACAGTTTCAACACGCGCCTCGAACACACGGTGGTCCAGCGCACCGCCGAGCTCCGGCACGAGATGGAAGAAAACGCAGCCGCTCAGGCGCAGGTGCGCCAGCTGCAGAAGATGGAGACGATCGGTCAGCTGACAGGCGGGGTCGCCCACGATTTCAACAACATGCTGGCGATCATCATCGGCAACCTCGATCTTGCCCAGCGGCGCCTCACCGGAAGCGAGGACCCCCGCATGCTGCATTCGATCCAGAATGCCAAAGACGGCGCCCAGAGGGCCGCGGTACTGACCGCCCGTCTTCTCGCTTTCTCGCGCCAGCAGCCGCTCGCCCCTGAGGTGATCGACCTCAACAAACTGGTCGGCGGCATGTCGGAGCTGCTGCGCCGTACACTCGGCGAGCAGATCCGGATCGAGACCGTGCTTGCCGGCGGCCTCTGGCCGAGTTTTGCCGATCTGAGTCAGCTTGAGAACGCTATTCTGAACCTTGCCGTCAACGCCCGCGACGCCATGCCTGGCGGCGGACATCTGACGATCGAGACCGCCAATACCGAACTCGATGAGCGATATTCCCGGATGCATTCGGAGGTCGAGGCCGGCCAATATGTGATGATCAGCATGACCGACACCGGCACTGGCATGTCGCCTGATGTAATCGAGCGGGCGTTCGATCCGTTCTACACCACCAAGGGACCCGGCAAGGGCACCGGTCTCGGCCTCAGCCAAGTTTACGGCTACATCAAGCAGAGCGGCGGCCACATCAAGATCTATTCGGAGATCGACAGGGGCACGACGGTGAAGATCTATCTTCCGCGTCGTGTCGGGGCGACCGAAGCTCGGTTGACTGCGGCCGGCGCCCAGCCTATCCCCCAGGGCAGCGTCAACGATACGATCCTGGTGGTGGAGGATGATGAGAACGTCCGCACCATGACCGCCGAAAGCCTGCATGAACTCGGTTACACCGTGTTGCAGGCGGCAAGCGGGATGGAAGCGCTTCTCGTTCTGGAAGAAAATCGGGAAGTCGACCTGGTCTTTACCGATATCGTCATGCCGCAAATGACCGGACGCCAGCTGGCCGATATCGTCCAGAAAAAATGGCCGGCGATCCGGATACTCTACACAACGGGCTATACCCGCAATGCCATCGTTCATAACGGGGTGCTCGATCACGGCGTTTCCTTGCTCGCCAAGCCCTTCAGCCTGGAGCAACTCGCCCACAAGATCCGCGAACTCCTGAATGCGCCGGCAAGGACGGAAGGCGAGCGGCCGTGA
- a CDS encoding DUF1236 domain-containing protein yields MRKIMLAAAAMLTIGSAAFAQSTVIVTDPAATGSVVLPGEVRTYVMEQNTPSVVYEGDIAVGATLPDTVEVHTVPDMDGYGYTVVNERRVIVEPKTHRVIQVLE; encoded by the coding sequence ATGCGCAAGATCATGCTGGCTGCGGCCGCCATGCTGACCATCGGCTCCGCCGCCTTCGCGCAGAGCACCGTCATCGTCACCGATCCCGCAGCGACCGGCTCCGTCGTGTTGCCGGGCGAGGTGCGCACCTATGTGATGGAGCAAAACACGCCATCCGTCGTCTATGAAGGCGATATCGCCGTCGGTGCGACGCTGCCCGATACCGTGGAAGTGCACACCGTGCCGGATATGGACGGCTACGGCTATACCGTCGTCAATGAGCGGCGTGTGATCGTCGAGCCGAAGACGCACCGTGTGATCCAGGTGCTGGAATAA
- the bcsN gene encoding cellulose biosynthesis protein BcsN — protein sequence MRLRKTISLVAVAGMMAGCTSTGGVRQPSGPETVAPEKALVLPPPGGPSIVSVVERKRGNGVEQTISLFTSSSVPGQNFLNVQFFGASGANPGIGNAGYSMINESGISREVARSAPGVPMATSATFLQNAYGPFGYASGRSRSGDSCIFAWQQIRSSAAANTQARNFGMIQLRLRLCDANASERQLLGIVYGYTISGTFDGVIWNPYGNPPPADVALGRTGAPIYPDEGGYRASPMPIGHEPAPAIVSRPRAVPARSVSPPAQGAAPMPAPIGPRVPLPGDAPQARITPDAAAAPDEQAGQTARAIGVTVPSPDCIGDAAMTAACRR from the coding sequence ATGCGTTTGCGGAAGACGATATCGCTGGTGGCTGTGGCGGGCATGATGGCCGGCTGCACGTCGACGGGCGGTGTGCGCCAGCCCTCCGGACCGGAGACCGTGGCGCCTGAAAAGGCGCTGGTCCTGCCACCGCCGGGCGGCCCGTCGATCGTCAGCGTCGTCGAGCGTAAGCGTGGCAATGGCGTCGAGCAGACGATCTCGCTGTTTACCTCATCCTCCGTGCCAGGCCAGAACTTCCTGAATGTCCAGTTTTTTGGCGCGTCCGGGGCCAATCCCGGCATCGGCAATGCCGGCTACAGCATGATTAACGAGAGCGGCATTAGCCGCGAGGTGGCGCGTTCGGCCCCCGGTGTGCCGATGGCGACGTCGGCGACCTTCCTGCAGAACGCCTATGGACCCTTCGGTTATGCCTCCGGCCGCAGCCGTAGCGGCGACAGCTGCATCTTTGCCTGGCAGCAGATCCGCTCGAGTGCGGCCGCCAATACTCAGGCGCGCAATTTCGGCATGATCCAGCTGCGCCTGCGTCTCTGCGATGCGAACGCCAGCGAACGCCAGCTGCTCGGCATCGTCTATGGCTATACCATATCGGGCACTTTCGACGGGGTGATCTGGAACCCTTACGGCAATCCGCCGCCGGCCGATGTTGCGCTCGGACGCACCGGCGCGCCGATTTATCCTGACGAGGGCGGCTATCGCGCCAGCCCGATGCCGATCGGCCATGAGCCGGCGCCTGCCATTGTCAGCCGGCCGCGGGCAGTTCCGGCCCGCAGCGTGTCGCCACCGGCGCAAGGCGCCGCACCGATGCCGGCGCCCATCGGCCCGCGCGTGCCGCTGCCGGGTGACGCGCCTCAGGCGAGGATAACGCCGGATGCGGCAGCCGCGCCGGACGAACAAGCTGGACAAACTGCAAGGGCGATCGGCGTCACCGTGCCGTCGCCAGACTGTATAGGCGACGCGGCCATGACGGCCGCCTGCCGGAGATAA